In Sporichthya brevicatena, the genomic window GAGTAGTACTTCCCCTGGTGCTCGACCTCGTCCTCGGTCAACAGCCGCCGGATGATCTCCAGCGACTCCTCGTACATCGGCCGCTGGTCCTCGGGCTTCACGCCGAGCCGGTCCAGTTGGTAGCGGCTGCCGCCACGCGCGACGCCGATGCCCGTCCGCCCCGGCGCCAGGTGATCCAGCAGCGCCATCTGCGAGGCGACGAGCAGCGGGTTGTAGGCCGGCAGGACGACGACGCCCGGCTTGATCCGCAGCCGCTTGGTGCGCTGCGCGGCCACGGTCGCGAACATCATCGCCGAGGGGTTGCACGTGTAGTTCTGGAACTGGTTCTCGTTGATCGTGATGCCCTCGAAGCCGAGCTCCTCGGCGGCATCGACGATCTTGATCATGCCGTCCAGGACTTCCGCCCACGGGCGGGACATGTCGGGGTAGAAGAACGGGGTCGTCACCCAGAACTTGAGCGCCATACCTGACTCCTCGAACAGAATTTCCGGATCGTGCGTACGGGACTGCCGGGGACCGAGCGGCCTGGCACCGGGTGATGCCGCCCCCCGATGGCTCACGGAGCCGAGCGCGCAACTCGTGAGACGCCTGGTGGCGTTGAACGCCCCCTTGCGGGTTCTCCGGACGGTAGTATCGATTCTAGTTGGCCGTCAATAGTTGCGCTTCCAGGAAACTCCTGAGCTACAAAGGCGCAGGAAACGCCCCGCAGACGGCATCTTCGAATGCTTTCTATATTTCTGCCTCGTAACGCAGTGACGAGGCAGACTGCGCCCACGGCGAGCCGGCGGTGGACCGGCCATCGCGTCCGATCCACCGCACCGCAGCAGCAGGTCAGGGCGTCGCGTTCACCTTGCGGTAGGTGTCCTTGAACCGGATCAGCGGCCCTTCGAACTCGAAGATGTCGCACGAGGCCGTCTCGATCACGGTTCCGTCGGCGCCGACGGTTCGCGTGCGCCACCTCGTCACGGCGAAGTCCGGGGAGATGAGGTCCACCGCCGTCTCGGTGGTGGAGTTTCCCCCCGGCGCCTTCGCCAGGTAGAAGCGGAACCCTCGTTCGACCTCGGCCGCCCCCTGGAAGGTCTGGCCCGGCTCCGGCCCGATCGCTGCGCGGAACACGGCGTCCTCCGTCATGAGCGCCATCAGCCCGTCGAGGTCAGCGGCTTCCCAGGCGCTGCGGAACTGGTCGATCAGTCGGCTGCGGGCAGCCTTCGCCTCTTCGTACGTCTGCGACACAGCGCTCATGGATTCACTCCGCTCGAAAGAAGTTCGGCCGCCCGATCCCGGGCGACCTCCTGGATCTGCCGCCACGTGGGCATCCCGGTTCGTGCCCCCGCCGAGGCGACCGAGATCGAGGCAGCAGTGACAGCTGCGACGACGGCGGTGCGGAGGTCGTCGCCCGCCGCCAGGCGCGCAGCCAGAACGCCGTTGAACGTGTCGCCGGCACCCGTGGTGTCGCGGACCGTGGCGGGCAGCGCCGGCACCTTCGTCTGCTCCGCGCCGCGGCACACCAGAACCCCGTCGCCGCCCAACGTGATCACGACCGCGCCGCCGGTGTGCGCGGTCAGCGCCGCACCCGCCCGCGCGACCGCGGCCTCGGACACATCGGACTGCGCCTCGCCGGTGATCCGGGCTGCGAAGTCGATGGCTTCGTACCGGTTGGGCGTGAGAATCAGGTGCGGACCACGGAGATCGAGAATCTCTGGGATGACCGGGGCGGGGTTGAGGATACAGCCGACCCCCGCGTCGACGCTCCGGCGAACGGCAGCAGCCGCCGCCGGCCCGTGGATCTCCGTGGAGACCAGCACACAACCGGCGACCGGCAACAGGGATTCGAGTACACCCGCCACGGTCTCGGCACAGACGTGCCCGTTGGCGCCGGCACCCACGGCGATCTGGTTGTCGCCGTCGGCGTCCACGACGATCAGCGCCGCACCCGTGGCGACACCGTCCAACTGGCTGACCGCCTCAACGTTGACCTGATCACTCGTCAGATCTTGTAGCGCGTGAGCCCCGTCGGCGTCCTTCCCGACCGCACCGATCAACCGGACGTCAGCACCGGCCCGCGCTGCAGCAACCGCCGCGTTGGCGCCCTTGCCCCCTCCGAAGCGCTGCACCGAGTCGCCGACAACCGTCTCACCACGACCCGGTAGTCGCGGCGCGTTGATGACGATGTCGGTGTTGATCGCCCCCACGACGACGACCCGACCGCCAGACTCGCTGACCTCTGCCACGTCACCTCCCGGCGCCGGCGCCACAGTTCAGTCCGCTTACGAGGTGGTCGACCCGCG contains:
- a CDS encoding PfkB family carbohydrate kinase, with the translated sequence MAEVSESGGRVVVVGAINTDIVINAPRLPGRGETVVGDSVQRFGGGKGANAAVAAARAGADVRLIGAVGKDADGAHALQDLTSDQVNVEAVSQLDGVATGAALIVVDADGDNQIAVGAGANGHVCAETVAGVLESLLPVAGCVLVSTEIHGPAAAAAVRRSVDAGVGCILNPAPVIPEILDLRGPHLILTPNRYEAIDFAARITGEAQSDVSEAAVARAGAALTAHTGGAVVITLGGDGVLVCRGAEQTKVPALPATVRDTTGAGDTFNGVLAARLAAGDDLRTAVVAAVTAASISVASAGARTGMPTWRQIQEVARDRAAELLSSGVNP
- a CDS encoding nuclear transport factor 2 family protein, translated to MSAVSQTYEEAKAARSRLIDQFRSAWEAADLDGLMALMTEDAVFRAAIGPEPGQTFQGAAEVERGFRFYLAKAPGGNSTTETAVDLISPDFAVTRWRTRTVGADGTVIETASCDIFEFEGPLIRFKDTYRKVNATP